A genomic stretch from Caulobacter sp. FWC2 includes:
- a CDS encoding 3'(2'),5'-bisphosphate nucleotidase CysQ — MNDLDLILRAAREAGELALSAREGGLKIWSKEGGSPVTDADLAVDTLLKTGLGAERPGYGWLSEETADDPARLTTPRQFVVDPIDGTAAFMKGKPWFAVSIAVVENGQPVAGVVHAPALNETYLATADGPATLNGAVIEPSATAHLEGSAMLGDAKMFAHPAWREPWPDMRIESRNSIAYRMCLVAAGTFDAAIALSPKSEWDVAAADLICRRAGAWLSDHKGRDFAYNRPVPLVPSLVCANRTLAPLILSRVGHIELP, encoded by the coding sequence ATGAACGACCTGGACCTGATCCTGAGAGCGGCCAGGGAAGCGGGCGAGCTGGCGCTCTCGGCCCGCGAGGGCGGCTTGAAGATCTGGTCCAAGGAGGGCGGCTCGCCGGTGACCGACGCGGACCTCGCCGTCGACACCCTGCTGAAGACCGGGCTCGGCGCGGAGCGCCCCGGCTACGGCTGGCTGTCGGAGGAGACGGCCGACGATCCGGCCCGCCTGACCACCCCACGCCAATTCGTCGTCGACCCGATCGACGGCACGGCGGCCTTCATGAAGGGCAAGCCGTGGTTCGCCGTCTCGATCGCCGTGGTCGAGAACGGCCAGCCCGTCGCCGGCGTCGTCCACGCGCCCGCCCTGAACGAGACCTACCTGGCCACGGCCGACGGTCCGGCGACCCTGAACGGCGCCGTCATCGAACCCAGCGCCACCGCTCACCTCGAAGGCTCGGCCATGCTGGGCGACGCCAAGATGTTCGCCCATCCGGCCTGGCGCGAGCCGTGGCCGGACATGCGGATCGAGAGCCGCAACTCGATCGCCTACCGCATGTGCCTGGTCGCGGCCGGGACCTTCGACGCCGCCATCGCCCTGTCGCCCAAGAGCGAGTGGGACGTCGCCGCCGCCGACCTGATCTGCCGCCGCGCCGGCGCCTGGCTCAGCGACCACAAGGGCCGCGATTTCGCCTATAATCGCCCCGTTCCGCTGGTTCCGAGCCTGGTTTGCGCCAATCGGACGCTTGCGCCATTGATCCTGTCACGCGTCGGGCATATCGAGCTGCCATAA
- a CDS encoding DUF4170 domain-containing protein, producing the protein MPQMPDKQLLHIVVGGELSDVAGVEFRDLSKVEFVGAYPSYEDAHKAWKAKAQATVDNAHARYFIIHAHKLLDPSEG; encoded by the coding sequence TTGCCCCAAATGCCCGATAAGCAGCTTCTTCATATCGTCGTCGGTGGCGAACTCTCGGATGTGGCTGGTGTCGAATTCCGGGACCTGTCCAAGGTCGAGTTCGTCGGCGCCTATCCCAGCTACGAAGACGCCCACAAGGCCTGGAAGGCCAAGGCCCAGGCGACCGTGGACAACGCCCACGCCCGCTACTTCATCATCCACGCGCACAAGCTGCTGGATCCGAGCGAGGGCTAA
- a CDS encoding MAPEG family protein codes for MDTIASGHAAALWAGLHLFLLLILSLLVVRLRQKHKVALGDEGIPELARAIRAFGNATEYVPTGIAALAVLAVAGASPLAIHVVGFILFAGRVIHAVGLSTNGGASIGRSVGMVATWLAYIFAGVALLLSAIG; via the coding sequence ATGGATACGATTGCTTCGGGCCACGCCGCCGCCCTTTGGGCCGGCCTGCACCTTTTCCTGCTGCTGATCCTTTCGCTGCTGGTCGTGCGCCTGCGCCAGAAGCACAAGGTGGCCCTGGGCGACGAGGGCATCCCTGAGCTGGCCCGCGCCATCCGCGCCTTCGGCAACGCCACCGAATATGTGCCGACCGGCATCGCGGCCCTGGCCGTGCTGGCCGTGGCCGGCGCCTCGCCGCTGGCCATCCACGTGGTGGGTTTCATTCTCTTCGCCGGCCGCGTGATCCACGCCGTCGGCCTGTCCACCAACGGCGGCGCCTCGATCGGGCGATCGGTCGGCATGGTGGCGACCTGGCTGGCCTACATCTTCGCTGGCGTGGCCCTACTGCTGTCGGCGATAGGCTGA
- a CDS encoding tyrosine-protein phosphatase encodes MAKFDLATPLGRFKTYLHYLWNDHAYLRLGFSNAHWISPELVRANQPWPFQLAWWKRRGIKTIVNLRGGFDGSFYALEKDACQRLGLNFVDFTITSREVPIRERVRGAKELFETIEYPALMHCKSGADRAGIMSVFYAHYRLGLPIREAMEQLSPRYLHIKHGNTGVLDYVFEQYLEVGEPKGLTFSEWVESDDYDPVAMKKTFRAGMLGKVLTDKILRRE; translated from the coding sequence TTGGCCAAGTTCGACCTCGCCACGCCCTTGGGCCGGTTCAAGACCTATCTCCACTATCTGTGGAACGACCACGCCTATCTGCGGCTGGGCTTTTCGAACGCCCACTGGATCAGCCCCGAGCTGGTCCGCGCCAACCAGCCCTGGCCATTCCAGCTGGCCTGGTGGAAGCGGCGCGGGATCAAGACCATCGTGAACCTGCGCGGCGGCTTTGACGGCAGCTTCTACGCGCTGGAAAAGGACGCCTGCCAGCGCCTGGGCCTGAACTTCGTCGACTTCACCATCACCTCGCGCGAGGTCCCGATCCGCGAGCGGGTGCGCGGCGCCAAGGAACTGTTCGAGACGATCGAATATCCGGCCCTGATGCACTGCAAGTCGGGCGCGGACCGGGCGGGGATCATGAGCGTGTTCTACGCCCACTACCGCCTGGGCCTGCCGATCCGCGAGGCGATGGAGCAGCTGTCGCCGCGCTACCTGCATATCAAGCACGGCAACACCGGCGTGCTGGACTATGTGTTCGAGCAATATCTGGAGGTCGGCGAACCCAAGGGGCTGACGTTCAGCGAATGGGTCGAGAGCGACGACTACGATCCCGTCGCGATGAAGAAGACCTTCCGCGCTGGGATGCTGGGGAAGGTGCTGACGGACAAGATCCTGCGGCGGGAGTAG
- a CDS encoding 3-deoxy-D-manno-octulosonic acid transferase, protein MIRPSALALYRAATGLLEPLAPSLLAARARKGKEDPARIAERLARAPTTRPDGPLVWLHGASVGESLSILPLVDRLRAERPDVAVLVTSGTTTSAALLAQRLPAGAIHQYVPVDAPGAARRFIDRWKPSLAVFVESELWPNLLLEAKAAGVRLALVSAKLSDRSFASWRRRPDAARLLLSNFDLILAQDARAHQRFEALGGQVAGEADLKFGAAPLPVDEAVLNAERARFARPPLLIASTHPGEDEIALDAIASLPDRPPVVLAPRHVERGPAIVALAKARGLSAALRSQSRDTADVLVADTLGEMGLWFRLAGTSVIAGSLVEGIGGHNPLEAARLDRPAISGPFVDNWNSAFAGLDAVGGVVMTSPEGLGDAIATDLADPIAAKIRAARARSFVDIRDAEARVGLSRILELVP, encoded by the coding sequence GTGATCCGGCCGTCCGCCCTGGCGCTCTACCGGGCCGCCACGGGCCTTCTTGAACCGCTCGCGCCCTCGCTGCTCGCTGCCCGCGCCCGCAAGGGCAAGGAGGACCCGGCCCGGATCGCCGAACGGCTGGCGAGGGCTCCGACGACGCGTCCCGACGGACCGCTGGTCTGGCTGCACGGCGCCAGCGTCGGCGAGAGCCTGTCGATCCTGCCGCTGGTCGATCGCCTGCGCGCCGAGCGCCCAGACGTCGCGGTGCTGGTCACCTCGGGCACCACCACCTCGGCCGCCCTGCTGGCCCAGCGCCTGCCGGCCGGTGCGATCCACCAGTACGTGCCGGTCGACGCCCCCGGCGCGGCGCGGCGGTTCATCGACCGCTGGAAGCCGAGCCTGGCCGTCTTCGTCGAGAGCGAGCTGTGGCCGAACCTGCTGCTGGAGGCCAAGGCCGCTGGTGTGCGCCTGGCCTTGGTCTCGGCCAAGCTGTCGGACCGCAGCTTCGCCAGTTGGCGAAGGCGCCCCGACGCGGCCCGCCTGTTGCTGTCGAACTTCGACCTGATCCTGGCCCAGGACGCCCGCGCTCACCAGCGCTTCGAGGCCCTGGGCGGCCAAGTCGCCGGCGAGGCCGACCTGAAGTTCGGCGCCGCGCCGTTGCCGGTGGACGAGGCCGTCCTAAATGCCGAGCGCGCCCGTTTCGCCCGTCCGCCCCTGCTGATCGCCAGCACCCATCCGGGTGAGGACGAGATCGCGCTGGACGCCATAGCCTCCCTGCCCGACCGGCCGCCGGTCGTCCTGGCCCCGCGCCATGTCGAGCGCGGCCCGGCGATCGTCGCCTTGGCCAAGGCCCGAGGCCTGTCCGCCGCCCTCCGCAGTCAATCCCGCGACACCGCCGACGTCCTCGTCGCCGACACCCTTGGCGAGATGGGACTGTGGTTCCGCCTGGCCGGGACCTCGGTCATCGCAGGCAGCCTGGTCGAGGGCATCGGCGGCCACAACCCGCTGGAGGCCGCGCGGCTGGACCGCCCGGCGATCAGCGGCCCGTTCGTCGACAACTGGAACTCGGCTTTCGCCGGCCTGGACGCGGTCGGCGGCGTGGTCATGACCTCGCCCGAGGGCCTGGGCGATGCAATCGCCACCGACCTCGCCGATCCCATCGCCGCCAAGATCCGCGCCGCCCGCGCCCGGAGCTTCGTCGACATCCGCGACGCCGAGGCCCGCGTCGGCCTGTCCCGCATTCTTGAGCTGGTTCCATGA
- a CDS encoding amidohydrolase family protein — MKKLLTGVCALALAGALSSVACAETVFVQAGKLLADPAAGKVETAKTVVLENGKVSKIVDGYVAEPGGKVVDLKDSFVLPGLIDSHVHLTHEQSPNSRLNAVTRGPADEAMVGAGFARKTLMAGFTTVADLGGDNKAIFALRDGIKRGDVPGPRIIAAGSAVSIHGGHADVNGYSEEVMHVLRPTSVCSGADDCRRATREQVWLGADIIKITATGGVLSNTAAGLSQQFSDDELKAIVDAAHRMGRKVTAHAHGVDGINSFLRAGGDSIEHGTYLDGDSIALFKKNGAYLVPTLMAGDFVYRIASGPNNFLTPNQTAKALEAGPKMLAMARRAHEGGVKIAFGTDTGVSAHGDNAGEFALLVKAGLTPLEAIQTATVNAADHFSLSNEIGSLAPGKAADLIAVKGDPLSDVTVLQHVTSVIKGGVVYK; from the coding sequence ATGAAGAAGCTGCTGACGGGCGTCTGCGCCCTGGCTCTGGCCGGGGCGCTGTCCAGCGTCGCCTGCGCTGAAACGGTCTTCGTGCAGGCCGGCAAGCTGCTGGCCGATCCGGCCGCGGGCAAGGTCGAGACGGCCAAGACCGTGGTGCTGGAGAACGGCAAGGTCAGCAAGATCGTCGACGGCTATGTCGCCGAGCCGGGCGGCAAGGTCGTGGATTTGAAGGACAGCTTCGTCCTGCCGGGCCTGATCGACAGCCACGTCCACCTGACCCACGAACAGAGCCCCAATTCGCGCCTGAACGCGGTGACGCGCGGCCCCGCCGACGAGGCCATGGTCGGGGCCGGCTTCGCCCGCAAGACGCTGATGGCCGGCTTCACCACGGTCGCCGACCTGGGCGGCGACAACAAGGCGATCTTCGCCCTGCGCGACGGCATCAAGCGCGGCGACGTGCCCGGTCCCCGGATCATCGCCGCCGGCTCGGCCGTGTCGATCCACGGCGGCCATGCCGACGTCAACGGCTATAGCGAGGAGGTCATGCACGTGCTGCGGCCGACCTCGGTGTGCTCGGGCGCCGACGACTGCCGCCGCGCCACGCGCGAGCAGGTCTGGCTGGGCGCCGACATCATCAAGATCACCGCCACGGGGGGTGTTCTCTCCAACACCGCCGCGGGCCTCTCGCAGCAATTTTCCGACGACGAGCTGAAGGCCATTGTCGACGCCGCCCACCGCATGGGCCGCAAGGTCACCGCTCACGCCCACGGCGTCGACGGCATCAACAGCTTCCTGCGGGCCGGCGGCGACTCGATCGAGCACGGCACCTATCTGGACGGCGACAGCATCGCCCTGTTCAAGAAGAACGGCGCCTATCTGGTGCCGACCCTGATGGCCGGCGACTTCGTCTACCGGATCGCCTCGGGTCCGAACAACTTCCTGACCCCCAACCAGACGGCCAAGGCGTTGGAAGCCGGCCCGAAGATGCTGGCCATGGCCCGCCGCGCCCACGAAGGCGGGGTCAAGATCGCCTTCGGCACCGACACGGGCGTCTCGGCCCACGGCGACAACGCTGGCGAGTTCGCGCTGCTGGTCAAGGCGGGCCTGACCCCGCTGGAAGCCATCCAGACGGCGACGGTCAACGCGGCCGATCACTTCTCGCTGTCGAATGAGATAGGCAGCCTGGCCCCCGGCAAGGCGGCGGACCTGATCGCGGTGAAGGGCGACCCCTTGAGCGACGTGACGGTGCTGCAGCATGTGACGTCGGTGATCAAGGGCGGGGTGGTCTACAAGTAG
- the lpxK gene encoding tetraacyldisaccharide 4'-kinase has product MKLGTPRWWYVKTGGPAPLTRALLTPLSWIWSDATRRRIARTTPAIVGAPVICVGNVTMGGAGKTPIVRELLLILTRRGVEAHGLSRGYGGKSKGPTRVDTARHTAKDVGDEPLMLAQDFPMWVSVDRVAGARAAARAGAQAVVMDDGHQNPTVRKALSLVVVDGETRNGEWPFGDGRVFPAGPMREPLKVGLSRADAVIVLLPLDVAQPDFDLLVEFGDMPVLVARLEAAAPVPKGPQVGFAGIGKPWKVEKALTAAGCQLVDFAPFPDHGEYDEATLKMLESRAEAYGAGLVTTEKDWVRLPAKWREKVTPWPVRARFDDEAAVGKLLAKAGL; this is encoded by the coding sequence ATGAAACTCGGCACGCCCCGCTGGTGGTACGTCAAGACCGGCGGTCCCGCCCCGCTGACCCGCGCCCTGCTGACCCCGTTGTCGTGGATCTGGTCGGACGCCACCCGCCGCCGCATCGCCCGCACCACGCCCGCCATCGTCGGCGCGCCGGTGATCTGCGTCGGCAATGTCACCATGGGCGGGGCGGGCAAGACGCCGATCGTCCGCGAACTGCTGCTGATCCTGACCCGGCGCGGCGTCGAGGCCCACGGCCTGTCGCGCGGCTATGGCGGCAAGTCCAAGGGTCCGACCCGCGTCGACACGGCCCGCCACACCGCCAAGGACGTCGGCGACGAGCCGCTGATGCTGGCCCAGGACTTCCCGATGTGGGTGTCGGTGGACCGCGTCGCCGGGGCCCGCGCCGCCGCCCGGGCCGGGGCCCAGGCCGTGGTCATGGACGACGGCCACCAGAACCCCACGGTGCGCAAGGCCCTGTCCCTGGTGGTGGTCGACGGCGAGACCCGCAATGGCGAGTGGCCGTTCGGCGATGGCCGCGTCTTCCCCGCCGGCCCGATGCGCGAGCCGCTGAAGGTGGGGCTGTCGCGCGCCGACGCGGTGATCGTGCTGCTGCCGCTCGATGTCGCCCAGCCCGACTTCGACCTGCTGGTCGAGTTCGGCGACATGCCGGTGCTGGTCGCGAGGCTGGAGGCCGCCGCCCCCGTGCCCAAGGGTCCGCAGGTCGGCTTCGCCGGCATCGGCAAGCCGTGGAAGGTCGAGAAGGCCCTCACCGCCGCCGGCTGCCAGCTGGTCGACTTCGCCCCGTTCCCCGACCACGGCGAGTATGACGAGGCGACGCTGAAGATGCTGGAAAGCCGCGCCGAAGCCTATGGCGCGGGCCTGGTCACCACCGAGAAGGACTGGGTCCGCCTGCCGGCCAAGTGGCGCGAGAAGGTCACGCCGTGGCCCGTCCGCGCCCGCTTCGATGACGAGGCCGCCGTCGGGAAACTGCTGGCGAAGGCGGGGCTTTAG
- a CDS encoding lysophospholipid acyltransferase family protein, with product MRPLRSPFVTWLLSSLFAGYSKAVYATLRMTEEGREQAEAVWAQGRETGVGAILCFWHSRIPMSPLSWPQDPARQDMRALISRSSDGEFIARTVEKLGFPAIRGSSAKKTDLAKNKHGEQAFRDMVQWVRGGGGIAITPDGPRGPAEHMEKGTPSLARVTGAPVIFVGLAAKPCLRLGSWDQTVIPLPFAKAAMVWDGPTGAGRGDDVDQLVESWADRLSAVTRRAEQLVQD from the coding sequence TTGAGACCTCTGCGTTCGCCTTTCGTGACCTGGCTGCTGTCCTCGCTGTTCGCCGGCTATTCCAAGGCGGTCTACGCCACGCTGCGGATGACCGAGGAGGGCCGCGAGCAGGCCGAGGCCGTCTGGGCGCAAGGCCGCGAGACCGGCGTCGGGGCGATCCTGTGCTTCTGGCACTCGCGCATCCCGATGTCGCCGCTCAGCTGGCCGCAGGACCCGGCCCGCCAGGACATGCGCGCCCTGATCTCGCGCTCCAGCGACGGCGAGTTCATCGCCCGCACGGTCGAGAAGCTAGGCTTCCCCGCCATCCGCGGCTCGTCGGCCAAGAAGACGGATCTGGCCAAGAACAAGCATGGCGAGCAGGCCTTTCGCGACATGGTCCAGTGGGTCAGGGGCGGCGGCGGCATCGCCATCACCCCCGACGGCCCGCGCGGCCCGGCCGAGCACATGGAGAAGGGCACGCCCTCCCTCGCCCGCGTCACCGGCGCGCCGGTGATCTTCGTGGGTCTGGCCGCCAAGCCGTGCCTTCGCCTGGGCTCCTGGGACCAGACCGTGATCCCCCTGCCCTTCGCCAAGGCCGCCATGGTCTGGGACGGCCCGACCGGGGCCGGACGGGGCGACGACGTCGACCAGCTGGTCGAAAGCTGGGCCGATCGCCTTTCGGCCGTAACCCGCCGCGCCGAACAGCTGGTGCAAGATTGA
- a CDS encoding cation diffusion facilitator family transporter, translating into MPHDHSGHAHDHKHDHDHSDHDHGGGHDHHHGHSHHGHSHAPKDFGRAFAIGTALNLGFVLVEAGAGLITHSLALLADAGHNLSDVLGLLLAWGAAVLAKRAPSARRTYGLRKGTILASLGNAALLLVAVGAIAWEAIRRFATPEPIQTGPVMIVAAIGIVINTATALMFMKGSKDDLNVRGAFLHMAADAGVSAGVVVAAFAMGVTGWMWLDPVVSLAIVVVIVLGTWGLLRDSLDMALDAAPRGIDTGKVRAWLAGRPGVSEVHDLHIWAMSTTETALTAHIVRPLGDDHDQFLHDACSELASKFKIGHVTIQVETSHGAHSCALAPADVV; encoded by the coding sequence ATGCCGCACGATCACTCCGGACACGCCCACGACCATAAGCACGACCATGATCACTCTGATCATGATCACGGGGGCGGTCACGACCATCACCACGGCCACAGTCACCACGGCCACAGCCACGCGCCCAAGGACTTCGGCCGCGCCTTCGCCATCGGCACGGCGCTGAACCTGGGCTTCGTGCTGGTCGAGGCCGGCGCCGGCCTGATCACCCATTCGCTGGCCCTGCTGGCCGACGCCGGCCACAACCTCTCGGACGTGCTGGGCCTGCTGCTGGCCTGGGGCGCGGCCGTGCTGGCCAAGCGCGCGCCAAGCGCGCGCCGCACCTATGGCCTGCGCAAGGGCACCATCCTGGCCTCGCTGGGCAACGCCGCCCTGCTGCTGGTCGCCGTCGGGGCCATCGCCTGGGAAGCCATCCGCCGCTTCGCCACGCCCGAGCCGATCCAGACCGGCCCGGTGATGATCGTCGCCGCCATCGGCATCGTCATCAACACCGCCACGGCCCTGATGTTCATGAAGGGCAGCAAGGACGACCTGAACGTCCGCGGGGCCTTCCTGCACATGGCCGCCGACGCCGGCGTCTCGGCCGGGGTGGTGGTCGCGGCCTTCGCCATGGGCGTCACCGGCTGGATGTGGCTGGACCCCGTGGTCAGCCTGGCCATCGTCGTGGTCATCGTGCTGGGCACCTGGGGCCTGCTGCGCGACTCGCTGGACATGGCCCTGGACGCCGCCCCGCGCGGGATCGACACCGGCAAGGTCCGCGCCTGGCTGGCCGGCCGCCCCGGCGTCAGTGAGGTCCACGACCTGCACATCTGGGCGATGAGCACGACCGAGACGGCCTTGACGGCTCATATTGTCCGACCGCTCGGCGACGACCACGACCAGTTCCTGCACGACGCCTGCTCGGAGCTCGCCAGCAAATTCAAGATCGGCCACGTGACCATCCAGGTCGAGACCAGCCACGGCGCTCACAGCTGCGCCCTGGCGCCTGCCGATGTCGTTTAG
- a CDS encoding ABC transporter ATP-binding protein, protein MTTPDTQPSNRALMGRMWREFLKARWKGLVVSVVSAAIVAALSVKLAKIIEPAIDQLITHPRAGAIWTIPLTIAGLALARGVFQVIQANVINRIGNGVVGDMQVRLFGRLIRSDLQRLRGAHSGSYVASVLYDAGLIREAATTGVVNYVREGLTVIGALLAMFSLEPILAAGVLVVAPLASLIIRGFSKKTTKAAKGAMGETSNLSTAIMESLDGVKIVKMENREAYEEARVAAVVARRQRHLMKGSNARAMAAPATETFTTFIVAVVFAYAGWRATTGALTLGPFALAPLTAGVFFAFMTSLLMAAQSLRQVANLQTVFAEGLTAGRRLFAALDVAPAIIDPADAKALPAGDSAIALDHVTFSYGSEIPALSDVSIAARKGETVALVGPSGGGKSSILNLIPRFYDVTAGAVTIDGHDVRSVTLASLRDRIALVTQEPFLFDDSIRANIAYARPGASQLEIEAAARQAAAHDFILELPEGYDTAVGEAGARLSGGQRQRIAIARAFLKDAPILLLDEATSALDTESEAQVQAALERLMAGRATILIAHRLSTVKNADRLYVIEKGRVVETGTHAELVRAGGLYARLAKAQDLDHVTEAPALEKDA, encoded by the coding sequence ATGACCACGCCGGACACTCAACCCTCGAACCGCGCCTTGATGGGCCGGATGTGGCGTGAGTTCCTGAAAGCCCGCTGGAAGGGCCTGGTGGTTTCGGTCGTCAGCGCCGCGATCGTCGCCGCGCTTTCTGTGAAGCTGGCCAAGATCATCGAGCCGGCCATCGACCAGCTGATCACTCATCCCCGCGCCGGCGCGATCTGGACCATTCCGTTGACCATCGCCGGGCTAGCGCTCGCGCGCGGCGTCTTCCAGGTCATCCAGGCCAATGTCATCAACCGCATCGGCAACGGCGTCGTGGGCGACATGCAGGTGCGGCTGTTCGGCCGCCTGATCCGCTCGGACCTGCAGCGCCTGCGCGGCGCCCATTCCGGTTCCTACGTCGCCTCGGTGCTGTATGACGCCGGCCTGATCCGCGAGGCGGCGACGACCGGCGTGGTCAACTATGTGCGCGAAGGCCTGACCGTGATCGGCGCGTTGCTGGCGATGTTCAGCCTGGAGCCGATCCTGGCGGCCGGCGTGCTGGTCGTCGCGCCGCTGGCCAGCCTGATCATCCGCGGCTTCTCGAAGAAGACCACCAAGGCCGCCAAGGGCGCCATGGGCGAGACCTCCAATCTCTCGACCGCGATCATGGAGAGCCTGGACGGAGTCAAGATCGTCAAGATGGAGAACCGCGAGGCCTATGAGGAGGCGCGGGTCGCCGCCGTGGTCGCGCGCCGCCAGCGCCACCTGATGAAGGGCAGCAACGCCCGGGCCATGGCCGCGCCGGCGACCGAGACCTTCACGACCTTCATCGTGGCCGTGGTCTTCGCCTATGCCGGCTGGCGGGCGACGACAGGCGCCCTGACGCTGGGCCCCTTCGCCCTGGCGCCGCTGACGGCCGGGGTGTTCTTCGCCTTCATGACCAGCCTGCTGATGGCCGCCCAGTCGCTGCGCCAGGTGGCCAACCTGCAGACCGTGTTCGCCGAGGGCCTGACCGCCGGCCGCCGCCTGTTCGCCGCCCTCGACGTCGCGCCGGCCATAATCGACCCCGCCGACGCCAAGGCCCTGCCGGCCGGCGACAGCGCCATCGCACTGGATCATGTGACCTTCTCGTACGGGTCCGAAATCCCGGCCCTGTCGGACGTCTCGATCGCCGCGCGCAAGGGCGAGACCGTCGCCCTGGTCGGCCCGTCGGGCGGCGGCAAGAGCTCGATCCTGAACCTGATCCCGCGCTTCTACGACGTGACGGCTGGGGCGGTGACCATCGACGGCCATGACGTGCGCTCCGTCACCCTGGCCTCCCTGCGCGACCGCATCGCCCTGGTCACCCAGGAGCCGTTCCTGTTCGACGACAGCATCCGAGCCAACATCGCCTATGCCCGTCCCGGCGCCAGCCAGCTGGAGATCGAGGCCGCCGCTCGCCAGGCCGCCGCCCACGACTTCATTCTTGAGCTGCCCGAGGGCTACGACACCGCCGTCGGCGAGGCCGGGGCGCGACTGTCGGGCGGTCAGCGCCAGCGCATCGCCATCGCCCGCGCGTTCCTGAAGGACGCCCCGATCCTGCTTCTGGACGAGGCCACCAGCGCGCTGGACACCGAGAGCGAGGCCCAGGTCCAGGCGGCGCTGGAGCGGCTGATGGCCGGCCGCGCGACGATCCTGATCGCCCACCGCCTGTCTACCGTGAAGAACGCCGACCGCCTCTACGTGATCGAGAAGGGCCGCGTCGTCGAGACGGGGACCCACGCCGAGCTGGTCCGCGCCGGCGGCCTGTACGCCCGCCTGGCCAAGGCCCAGGACCTCGACCACGTCACGGAGGCCCCCGCCCTGGAGAAGGACGCTTGA
- a CDS encoding TldD/PmbA family protein, protein MDDNLLHDVVAAARKAGADAAEAVFAERQSLSVSVRLGELEEVEREEARDLGLRVFIGARSATVSGSDVSAEARAKLIERAVAMARLAPEDPYASLAPHDRLARGPFPELDLIDAYEPTAETLEAQARLAEEHARAVKGVTNSDGGSATWSSSKWSLVTTAGFHGTQAATGHSISASAIAGEGAGMERGGEGRSARHFGDLPAAGDIGMEAGRQAVARLNPRKIATTTAPVIFENRLAMSLIGPLLGAISGPAITRGASFLKDKLGQQIFAKGVNLLEDPHRVRGLGSAPFDDEGVATEARALIDDGVLTTWLLNSSSAKQLGMVTTGHASRGLAGPSGVSTHNLTLQPGARDLAGLMQDAGTGLLVTSMFGPSLNGNTGDWSVGCSGVWFENGESTGPVTEITVAGNLIDIYARLVPGSDLQFLGASNSPSILVDALAIAGK, encoded by the coding sequence ATGGACGATAATCTGCTGCATGACGTGGTCGCCGCCGCGCGCAAGGCCGGGGCGGACGCCGCCGAAGCCGTCTTCGCCGAGCGCCAGTCGCTCTCCGTCTCGGTCCGCCTGGGCGAATTGGAAGAAGTCGAGCGCGAGGAGGCCCGCGACCTGGGCCTGCGCGTCTTTATCGGGGCCCGCAGCGCCACCGTTTCCGGCTCCGACGTCTCGGCCGAGGCGCGCGCCAAGCTGATCGAACGCGCCGTGGCCATGGCCCGCCTCGCCCCAGAAGACCCCTATGCCAGCCTGGCGCCGCACGACCGCCTGGCCAGGGGTCCGTTCCCCGAGCTCGACCTGATCGACGCCTACGAGCCCACCGCCGAGACCCTGGAAGCCCAGGCGCGCCTGGCCGAAGAGCACGCCCGCGCGGTCAAGGGCGTAACCAATTCCGACGGCGGCTCGGCCACCTGGTCATCGTCGAAGTGGAGCCTGGTCACCACCGCCGGCTTCCACGGAACCCAAGCGGCCACCGGCCACTCGATCTCGGCCTCGGCCATCGCCGGCGAGGGCGCGGGCATGGAACGCGGCGGCGAAGGCCGCTCGGCCCGTCACTTCGGCGACCTGCCGGCCGCCGGCGACATCGGCATGGAAGCCGGCCGCCAGGCGGTCGCGCGTCTCAACCCGCGCAAGATCGCCACGACCACCGCCCCGGTGATCTTCGAGAACCGCCTGGCCATGAGCCTGATCGGTCCTCTGCTGGGCGCGATCTCGGGACCGGCAATCACCCGCGGCGCCTCATTCCTGAAGGACAAGCTGGGCCAGCAGATCTTCGCCAAGGGCGTCAATCTGCTGGAAGACCCGCACCGCGTACGCGGTCTGGGCTCGGCGCCGTTCGACGACGAAGGCGTGGCGACGGAAGCCCGCGCCCTGATCGACGACGGCGTGCTGACCACCTGGCTCCTGAACAGCTCCTCGGCCAAGCAGTTGGGCATGGTCACCACCGGCCACGCCTCGCGCGGCCTGGCCGGCCCCTCGGGCGTCTCCACCCACAACCTGACGCTCCAGCCGGGCGCGCGGGACCTGGCGGGCCTGATGCAGGACGCCGGGACGGGCCTGCTGGTCACCTCGATGTTCGGCCCCTCGCTGAACGGCAACACCGGCGACTGGTCGGTGGGCTGCTCGGGCGTCTGGTTCGAGAACGGCGAGAGCACTGGCCCGGTCACCGAGATCACCGTGGCCGGCAACCTGATCGACATCTACGCCCGCCTCGTGCCCGGTTCGGACCTGCAGTTCCTGGGCGCCAGCAACAGTCCGTCGATCCTGGTCGACGCCTTGGCGATCGCGGGCAAATGA